One window of Halopseudomonas maritima genomic DNA carries:
- a CDS encoding TMEM165/GDT1 family protein, with amino-acid sequence MDAFFVSTGIVTLAEIGDKTQLLALMLAARFRRPWPIIWGILVATIVNHALAGALGQLLAEYLTDAWQHAVLAVSFLVVAAWALIPDKLSADEAPQSSRYGAFLVSLVAFFLAEMGDKTQVATVVLAAQFDAYLWVVMGTTLGMLIANVPVVVLGQVAAQRLPLAMIRRVTAMAFLALGLYSAWQLLQLQ; translated from the coding sequence GTGGACGCTTTTTTCGTTTCAACCGGGATTGTCACGCTGGCAGAGATCGGCGACAAAACCCAACTGCTGGCGTTGATGCTGGCCGCACGTTTTCGCCGCCCCTGGCCCATTATCTGGGGCATTCTCGTTGCAACCATCGTCAATCACGCGCTGGCTGGTGCGTTGGGTCAGCTGTTGGCCGAGTATCTGACGGACGCTTGGCAACATGCCGTTTTGGCAGTGTCGTTCTTGGTGGTGGCTGCCTGGGCGCTTATTCCGGACAAGCTGAGCGCCGATGAGGCACCGCAGAGCAGTCGCTATGGCGCCTTTCTGGTCAGTTTGGTAGCGTTTTTTCTGGCGGAGATGGGGGACAAAACCCAGGTCGCAACCGTGGTGCTGGCGGCGCAGTTTGACGCCTATTTGTGGGTGGTAATGGGCACCACCCTGGGCATGTTGATAGCCAACGTGCCGGTGGTTGTGCTCGGCCAGGTGGCGGCTCAGCGGCTGCCGCTTGCGATGATCCGGCGTGTCACCGCGATGGCCTTTCTGGCGCTCGGGCTCTACTCGGCCTGGCAGTTGCTGCAGCTTCAGTAG
- a CDS encoding ABC transporter substrate-binding protein, with protein MSRCLLPSLLLCWSNFAFAAEPIALGLNLPRTGQYAQEGLMQMRGALLAVDQINQAGGVLGRPLTLLERDSASNPERARRNVDELADDGARMLFGGASSAVAIAAGQRARERGLLYFGTLTYSNDTTGAAGHRYMFRESYNAWMAARVLSAQLQEQFAGKRYYYVTADYTWGHSTEQSMRHFTDTASAETHGATLVPFPNASLRELREALQKAKEAEPEVLVLVLFGEQMVKAMGIARQLGLENVQIVVPNLTLSMVEQAGPAVMAGVMGAVPWAWNVPQQFDYPRGEAFVSEFVERYETYPSSSAASAYSIVYQWADAVSRAGSLDSETLIRALEGHSYQLLKDAQTWRAFDHQNLQTVYAVRIKPRTEVMADPLRQDYFEILGSLSGEQAAQTLEQWQQVRREAGQPQSLQ; from the coding sequence GTGTCCCGTTGCCTGCTGCCTTCTTTACTGTTGTGCTGGAGCAATTTTGCCTTCGCTGCCGAGCCTATCGCCCTTGGCCTGAACCTGCCGCGCACCGGGCAATATGCGCAGGAGGGGCTGATGCAGATGCGTGGGGCGCTGTTGGCGGTGGACCAGATCAATCAGGCGGGCGGCGTGCTGGGACGGCCATTGACGTTGCTGGAGCGGGATTCGGCGTCTAACCCTGAGCGGGCGCGACGTAACGTCGACGAGCTGGCAGACGACGGGGCGCGGATGCTGTTTGGTGGTGCCTCCAGTGCGGTAGCCATTGCGGCCGGGCAGCGCGCTCGCGAGCGTGGTCTGCTGTACTTCGGCACGCTGACCTACTCCAACGACACCACCGGCGCAGCCGGGCATCGCTACATGTTCCGCGAGAGCTACAACGCCTGGATGGCGGCGCGGGTGCTGTCGGCCCAATTGCAGGAGCAGTTTGCCGGCAAGCGTTACTACTACGTGACCGCTGACTACACCTGGGGGCATAGCACTGAGCAATCGATGCGCCACTTTACCGACACTGCGTCTGCCGAGACCCATGGCGCGACCCTGGTGCCCTTTCCGAATGCGTCGCTACGTGAGCTACGCGAGGCGCTGCAAAAAGCTAAGGAAGCCGAGCCGGAGGTGTTGGTGCTGGTACTGTTTGGTGAGCAGATGGTCAAGGCAATGGGCATTGCCCGGCAGCTTGGCCTTGAGAATGTGCAGATTGTGGTGCCCAACCTCACCCTGAGTATGGTCGAGCAGGCCGGCCCGGCGGTAATGGCCGGTGTGATGGGCGCGGTGCCTTGGGCCTGGAATGTGCCGCAGCAGTTTGACTATCCGCGTGGTGAGGCCTTTGTCAGTGAGTTTGTTGAGCGCTACGAAACCTACCCCTCCAGCTCGGCAGCCTCGGCTTACAGCATTGTTTATCAGTGGGCGGATGCGGTGAGCCGTGCGGGCTCGCTGGACAGCGAGACGCTGATTCGCGCACTGGAAGGGCATAGTTACCAGCTGCTGAAAGACGCCCAGACCTGGCGAGCCTTTGATCACCAGAACCTGCAGACGGTGTACGCCGTGCGCATCAAGCCGCGTACTGAGGTGATGGCTGACCCGCTGCGACAGGACTATTTCGAGATCCTGGGCTCGCTGTCGGGCGAGCAGGCTGCGCAGACCCTGGAGCAATGGCAGCAGGTACGCCGTGAGGCCGGGCAGCCGCAGAGCCTGCAGTAG
- a CDS encoding sensor domain-containing diguanylate cyclase, translated as MNNIAIEIAQDSAVYKTLLESTKAIPWKIDWKTMAFTYIGPQIEQLLGWRQDSWLSVDDWATRMHPEDREWVVNFCVSQSQSGTDHEADYRALTADGDYVWIRDVVHVARDENGEVEALIGFMFDISERKKTEEKLKSLQRELEELSFKDGLTGVANRRMFDSILQLEWTNSRRTGQPLSLILLDIDYFKQYNDHYGHIAGDDCLKRVAKVLSGAAARSRDFFARYGGEEFILVLPETDAKAAERVAERCRALLFKEQIVHATSPVSQILTISMGIGTAVPSQQDDPRDFLDAVDRRLYQAKEQGRNRSITNS; from the coding sequence ATGAACAACATCGCGATCGAAATTGCCCAAGACAGTGCGGTGTATAAAACACTGCTGGAATCGACCAAGGCCATTCCGTGGAAGATCGACTGGAAGACCATGGCCTTCACGTACATTGGCCCGCAGATCGAGCAGTTGCTGGGCTGGCGACAGGACAGCTGGCTAAGCGTGGATGACTGGGCCACCCGGATGCACCCGGAGGATCGGGAGTGGGTGGTCAACTTTTGCGTTTCCCAGTCACAGTCCGGTACGGACCATGAAGCAGACTACCGGGCGCTGACCGCCGACGGAGATTACGTCTGGATACGCGACGTGGTACATGTAGCACGGGACGAGAACGGCGAGGTAGAGGCACTCATCGGTTTCATGTTCGACATCAGCGAACGCAAGAAGACCGAGGAAAAACTCAAGTCCCTGCAGCGAGAGCTGGAAGAACTGTCTTTCAAGGACGGCCTGACCGGCGTCGCCAACCGACGCATGTTCGACTCGATCCTGCAGCTGGAGTGGACCAACTCCCGGCGCACTGGTCAGCCCCTGTCGCTGATCCTGCTCGATATCGATTACTTCAAGCAATACAACGATCACTACGGGCACATCGCCGGCGACGACTGCCTCAAGCGGGTTGCCAAAGTGCTCAGCGGCGCAGCCGCGCGCTCGCGGGACTTCTTTGCCCGCTACGGCGGCGAGGAATTTATTCTGGTGCTGCCGGAGACTGATGCCAAGGCGGCTGAGCGGGTCGCTGAACGATGCCGGGCGCTGCTGTTCAAGGAGCAGATTGTCCACGCCACCTCACCAGTCAGTCAGATTCTCACCATCAGTATGGGCATAGGTACGGCCGTGCCCAGCCAGCAGGACGATCCACGCGACTTCCTAGACGCAGTGGATCGCCGCCTGTATCAAGCCAAAGAGCAGGGTCGCAATCGCAGCATTACCAACAGCTAA
- a CDS encoding cory-CC-star protein: MPAERGDNWRAWLSQARFFLEESYSARYRGAIARSRRDHDDLFMLLVFSEMMGVPNPASYYTLELQPLLLERFHDWHRRMGMEHSPLDHFRCC, from the coding sequence GCGGTGACAACTGGCGGGCCTGGCTTAGCCAGGCCCGTTTCTTTCTTGAAGAGAGCTACAGCGCGCGCTACCGCGGCGCCATTGCCCGCAGTCGCCGGGACCACGATGACCTGTTCATGCTGCTGGTGTTTAGCGAAATGATGGGCGTGCCCAACCCCGCGTCCTACTACACGCTGGAGCTGCAGCCGTTGTTGCTGGAGCGCTTCCACGACTGGCACCGCCGCATGGGCATGGAACACTCGCCGCTGGACCATTTCCGCTGCTGCTGA
- a CDS encoding ArsA family ATPase has protein sequence MLLIRRHVISSNLSNLLERRLIWVGGKGGVGKTTVSAALAVLAAQRGKRCLVVSTDPAHSLGDVFARSLDDSPRRLLPNLDAMEIDPDAEVDAHLARVTEQMRKLASPDMLKELTRQMQLTRHSPGTQEAALLERIARLVTAPPDAYDLIIFDTAPTGHTLRLLTLPEAMAAWTDGLLSHNRKSAELSKVLQHLTPRSGRDLANPLSDPNEDQLSGLDKRSRDVADTLRTRRRLFHQARRQLEDPALSGFMFVLTPERLPILETERAVMALSNAGIPVVATLVNRVIPAEADGAFLQRRRDQEAQYLQQIEASFAALPRPQLPWLETDVQDIPALEQVAALLAAQGF, from the coding sequence CTGCTGCTGATCAGGAGACACGTTATTTCATCCAACCTTTCCAACCTGCTGGAACGCCGCCTGATCTGGGTCGGCGGCAAGGGCGGTGTCGGCAAGACCACTGTCTCAGCTGCCCTCGCCGTACTGGCCGCCCAGCGCGGCAAGCGCTGCCTGGTGGTATCCACAGACCCTGCTCACAGCCTGGGCGACGTCTTTGCACGTAGTCTGGATGACAGCCCGCGCCGCCTTTTACCCAACCTCGACGCCATGGAAATCGACCCGGACGCCGAAGTCGACGCCCATCTGGCCAGGGTTACCGAGCAGATGCGCAAACTGGCGTCACCCGACATGCTCAAAGAGCTAACCCGGCAGATGCAGCTGACCCGTCACTCACCCGGCACCCAGGAGGCGGCCCTGCTGGAGCGCATCGCCCGGCTGGTAACCGCCCCTCCAGACGCCTACGATCTGATCATCTTCGACACTGCGCCCACCGGCCACACCCTGCGCCTGCTGACACTCCCCGAGGCCATGGCCGCCTGGACCGACGGCCTGCTCAGCCACAACCGCAAATCCGCCGAGCTGAGCAAGGTTCTGCAGCACCTGACACCGCGCAGCGGACGCGACCTGGCAAACCCGCTGTCCGACCCCAACGAAGACCAACTCAGCGGGCTGGACAAACGCAGCCGCGATGTGGCCGACACCCTGCGCACCCGCCGCCGCCTGTTTCACCAGGCCCGGCGCCAGCTGGAAGACCCGGCGCTGAGCGGCTTCATGTTCGTGCTTACACCGGAGCGCCTGCCCATTCTGGAAACCGAACGCGCAGTCATGGCGCTCAGTAACGCGGGTATCCCGGTGGTCGCCACCTTGGTAAACCGCGTCATTCCGGCCGAAGCCGATGGCGCCTTTTTGCAGCGCCGTCGTGACCAGGAGGCCCAGTACCTGCAACAGATCGAAGCCTCCTTTGCCGCACTGCCGCGCCCGCAGCTGCCCTGGCTGGAGACCGACGTGCAGGATATCCCCGCCCTTGAGCAGGTCGCCGCACTGCTGGCGGCGCAGGGTTTCTAG